The genome window TCAAGGATCAAAATTGTTTACTGTTTGGATAAGTggtatacatactgtaaatacgACACCAAAATCAATGTTTGGATACAAAAACATGCTTAACCCACATTCTTCTTGGCCTTTCTAAAGGGATTGAGGTAGGCCAGCATGGGGTCtctgttgtctttgtgttgCTCCCAGAAGTCCACTCCAGACTGAGTGGCGAGGATGCTCGTCACACACTCAGCGGCTGCCTTCCTCACCTCAATGCTGGCAGACAACCACAGCACAGAACACAGTAAACATCAATACAAACCGCTCCCTCCACCGTAGTCATGTACAACATACTTTTATAAACAGAGATCCAGGATTCACCGTACCGCTGTTGAGTGAGTGCGTCGTTCATGCAGTTGAGGATGATGTAAAGACACTGTGACTCAGTGGAGGCAAAGAGAGACACTGCCTTTTCATATAAGGGGTCTCTGCCATGAAGCAGGGCGATGGTGGAGAAATCCACAGGACCCAGTTCTCCCagacagctgcctgctgcctcTGCAGGAAAAGATTTGTGATTGAAAAACTGAATATGATGAAACTGCCCAGACATGGCCGAGAACACGGCGTAGTAGTTATTTGATTTCATACCTAGGATGTCGGCTCCTCCGGGGTGGTTGGCTGCTAGCTTACAGAGCTGCAGCAGGCTGAGAACCAGCTTCACCAGCACACTGTCAGTGGGGTCAGCTACAAGGAggacaaagagacagaacatTTAGAACAAGCTCATTAGACATTTAACATGCCACAACTTTGTTCGCGTAGACCATTTTTCCCTCATCTGGCATCATACCGTGGCACTCTTTGAGCAGCTCTCTAAACTGTCCCTTGTTCACGTGCAGCTGTCTGGTCAGCTCCTTCAACCCCTCAAGTCTGGTCAGAGGTAAGGAGTCACAGGACGTCACTGACAGGAAATGGGTTATCTCCTGTAAAAGGGAAACATGGAGGATGTAGGTCAGCAATGAAATTTAGGATTGTTAATTTCCACCCCTCTGATTCACTGAGGAATCAGAGCTACATATGCAtccaaaaaaaattatttggatACATAATACATGGATATTAGTTAGGCCATTACCTGTCTCAGCGTAAAGGTCCCAGTGATATATTTGAGAATGTGCCGTACAGACCGCAGCTCTCTGAATTCAGGAAGGTCAGGAAAAGGCTCCAACCTGCTGATGGCTCCTTTTAACTTCTGTTGATTTTCTATCACGAGAAACTGCAACAGACTGAGCACCTAGCGGGCCAGAGaggagtaaaaatgaaaatgtgtggcTCACAAATGCTGAAAGGAGGCAGATATTTATCTCAAACAGAAATAATGCAAAACCTATATGTCTTAAGGGAgcttgataatgaaaacaattagtTCTAGAGTCTATAAATcccagattttttatttttttttaaatgatgtaaaGTACATCATACTGCATTTGGTTCAACAGTTTTATCAACCAGTCCAACCTTGTGTCTGGATATCGTATTTAGAACAATGCTTATTCAAGAAGCCAATGTCCTCTTACAACCAAGGAAGTGGGTGCTTTTGTACACTAGGTAACATACCTGTAATAATGCATACCGTCTTGAATGCAtcattttgttgcatttgtcTGCATTTTCCATAAATTAGACATAATTCATATTGAATCTGCAAACTTGAAAAACAGAACATTCATGAATTGACTCCCTGTCACTTACCTGCTGTGAGATGGCGGGCCGGCTGGCCACCTGAGCCGTGAGAGTCCCAACAATGGCCTGAAGGTGGCAGTCTAGAGCATCATCACAGAACCGCAGAGCCACCTGACACACAGAGGTCAACAGGTCGCAGCACAGAGAGAGGCTTCGGTTAGAGACCTCATCACACTGAACTGATCTGAGGatgagagaaacacaaactgGTTTGACTTTGTCTAGGGAAGATGGGAGTGGTTTGTGTCTTCATAGTACGTGTAATactgcatgtatacatgtatgttaCCTGTGAGTATTTGTGTGCACCAACCTGCTGTTGATATGGTGAATGAGTGTGTAGATGATGTCTCTGAGGACAAAGGCCCAGGCTCCTCCCAGACTGTCCTTCACCTCTCTGAGCAGCAGGTTGACAAACAGGTGATACATGAGAAGGATGCGATGACGTTCATAGCTGTTGGTCGTCTCTGCCGCTCTTTCACACACCGCCAGCAGAATCCTCTGGATAGAAATCTACAGCACAAAAAAAGGGATGACAATGATGACAATATCAGACAGAATAGGGAAAACGCAAACAGTTACACAGGTTATAATAGTCAAAACTACGCAAGAGCAAAAAAATGTTGATCAATGATAAGAAAAGTAGTTTCACACAGGGAATAACGCAAACATCTTACCGGAGTTTTTGACAGAATGGCTACCAAAGACTTGTGGTTTGCACTGTGGCACTTGCTAAGGTAGTCCAGTGTAGCTTTAATGACATAAGAGCTGAAGTATGGTGGGTTTGGTGCGGGGTCCAGTTCCCTGAGGGGCATTAAAcagttttaagtcattttctgtcatttttctttggAATCCAGATggatagaaagaaaagaaagaaattaatgaatgaacaaataaataaaatgaaaactaatatgaagaaaaaaacttgGAAGATTTCCACTACCATTACCCTATAAAGCGTTTCAGGTCTTCTCTGTCCCCTTCAGCTCCACTTTCTTCATACAGAGTCATCAGCAGTTCCACCACTATGTCTGCCAGGTTACTGTGGATCAGGTTGTCAATTTGCTGGGGACATGACAACATGGGGACAGACATAGTACAATTTGTGTTGACAAAAGCAAATATGCCATTCAATTACTGTATCTTTACTCATATGTGGCACACACTGCACACTCATTTGAGCCTGCGATCCTGTAGCTTGTTGTTCAGATCTTAGTATGTACAACGCACAGGTTAGCAACTTATTCAGACAGGGGCAACACATTCTGAAAATGTAAGATATGTGAGACAATTGTGCAAAAGGCCTCCAACAAATGTCATGTTACAGTACATTATGGAAACCTCACAACAGTCACAAAAGTCTCTGATCTTTTGCACTGCAGATGTAGCTTACACTGATAATTGTAATGTGATTTAGATAggtgtactgtatgtccacACAAAATGACTTTTATGTGCCCAGAGTGGCTACATTAATTTGCTTTCCCTTGCTGTCTCTTTTCACTGTAGAAAGATGCATGAAATAACAAGTCTAACCCCAGATGTTATACAGTTGTGTTTACCTGTTTGCCCAGACAGTTGGCGTCTTTGAGCAGGTCGTACACTCTGTGggccttctctctctgctgtgcaACCTGTGCATCCTGGCCAGACAAGGCAAAGTATGGCAGGATGTTGACCATGATCTTGGGGAAACAGTCAGCCAATAACCCTCTCCAGTCCTTCTCAAGATACCTGCCGATAGACTTCACTTGCTCAAAATCATCCAGGAAGACCAGGTGGGGGATCAATACCTGGTAGGAAGAGCTTCAAGGGGACACAAGACAACGGGGGGATGTTGGATGTTAACATAATCTTCATTGTGTTTTACTCACTGTAAGATCACTGCATAATGGTGAAAGTGGAGTGGATAATAAAGGTTGCCACAACACAACATCAAataacatgaaatgaaaataatagaaGAAGTTTATTTCCTTACTTATAGAAATCTTTGACTGTGTTGTGGTCTAGGAGGGTGTAGGGGAAAGATCCAAGAGTGTAGCGATCGTCAGACTGTCTCTGCGCGAGCCACTCAGCTACCAGGTAGTACAGGTGGGAACTGACAAATGTTTTCACGCTCCTGTAGCCCAGCGCTCTGGATACACAGCACAACATCTGTGACATAAAGAAGGACAGAAACAGTTCATCTCACATCACTCTTTCTGTAGTTCGTCGTTTTACAAGGAAAAGGGCAACTGAAGCACAAAAGCTCACTCAAGTATTAGATTAGTGATGCATAGCGAGCGTCACTTGTCAAGCAATTTGGACGATGCTTTCGGACGTTACAAAAATGTCACTGTATTCATTGATTCACTGATCCTGTCTAAATTCTATTGTTAGAGCTGCATTCAGCATTTTGAACCTCCATTTCCACAATGCACGAGGCCCTGAATGTTACCTTTTTGATGAGCTGTTCCTCTATATTGTTCTCCTTGTAGGACTGGAAGAGGGCAAAcagagactgtttttcacagaCTGGGCTACAGCGCAGTATCACAGACAAACTCTTCAACAGGGTGGCCTTGCGGTTAAATGACTCGTCCTGCTGGTCCTCTGAAGAGCTACTTTTCTGTGAAAGGACCACACAAAGAAGCATTAGGGAAGTCAAACagaggcagaaaacacacacataataaactATTCCTGATTTATGACAACACCTAATGAACTTACTGGGAGCCTCATTCCTTCCTGAGCCTTCAGGTAAATGGTCTCAAAAGCTGCCTGCTGGTGTTTAAGCGGCAGCATCTTTCTCTTATCCGGCTGCTCTGGTCTCATCTCCAGAAACAACCTGGATACACAAGAGAATAATAGGGACAATCAGATCTATGATCCACTTAATGATCCACTTTCTATAACATTTATTCTGATACATTATCAGCGGTGCAAAGTCAGCCTCCCAGCTAAAGCGTACCTCTCTATGGACATGGCTACCAGCATGCGGACTTGGTGGTGGGCATCTGCGAGGTGAGACGGAAGGATGGCCGACACTGGATGATCTTCCTCTCTGTCAGGCCCTCTGATGCTTAGGACTGCCCACTTACAACACGGGTCAGCCTGTCAGAGGGGAGAGatgtcaaaaatacaaaaagagttGCTAACAGAAAGAACAGTATATTGATATTCAACTGGATATAAAGAAAAGCTGAGAAGAGGGTGAAACTTTGTGGTACATTTTTTATTCTCGAGCCTGGCTTATGTCATTTATTCAGAATGAgatataaaagataaaaatgcatgATTTCATTGTTGTGCAGATACATACAATAACAATAGCAACTGTATTCCCTAACTGCAGGCAGGAAAACCTCTGTGAGAGCTTACCTCCAGCAGGGCAACCAGACATTGCACTAAAGCAGCTCGTACAGCTGCCATGCATTTCCCCGTTTGGATCAGGAAACTGAAACACAGCACAGTGGTCGAGTTAGTATCAGAGAGTAAATCACACACAAATTGTAGATAGATTATGACTGAGAGTGGATACAGAAAACCATGATTCATGTTTTCAAAGCCTAATACTATAGCTATATCTTCAAAAATGGAAttcaaaataactttttgaCAAGACTTTGCTTTCCTTCGACTACCAGAGGAGGCACATTTTACACGTGATCATCCTTCATTGAAGACTGAGGCTCCATTTTAGGTTTACGTAATCTCTTATAGACAAACCCTGCATCAGTTCCTGTTGTAAAAATATACTACTAACCAGAATCCAGACACCACTTGTAGCAGAGATCCCTGAACATGTCGCATTTCCTCCGGCACATGGTGGGTTTTCCCCAGGTTCCTGATGGAGGGTAACAAACCCAGCAGAACAGCAGCACAGATGTCTTGGTCCTGACGGTACAAGGAACACAGGTCCCTGTAAATACAGGACAACAAACAGATTAGgtgaaatacattaaaacattattagATTTAATTTGTGTCATGGAAAGATTTCCCTACGCTAGAGGACGAAGCAGTGAATCGAATTCCTCTGGAGAGAGCGAGTCCTCAGCAGGAAGCTTCTTCAACAGGACAAGATACTGGAAGAGAACCAGATATTAGTGTTCATCAGCTGAACCATCACTGCCACTGCAACCATGACTCTCCACAGCAGCTGCTACCCACCATGCTGAGGTGCAGGGCTTTGCTGAAGTCGATCTgctccaccagcagcagcagcctgcgCCGCACCTCCTGTGGTTTGAAGAGAAGGCCGTGGATGGGCTGGACAGAGCCGCACTCACACAGGAACTCCAAGACTGCAAGGAGAGCCAGGTCCTGGTGGGCCAGATGATCGTCTGCTAACAGACTTTTTGCACCTGATGGAGGACAGAACCATGATTCGTTTACCTGTTATGCACTGATAGGATCATCAGCAACTTAACGTAAAATGGCTGTGTTGGTGTCTGGTTTATACAACCTAAACAATacatcatacatttttttctttaacttccTCTGTTTGATGTAAGCAGTCTTGGATCAACATGTATTAGCACAaccatcaaacaaacacactgattcTACCATTGCTTACTACATTGATAATATTAAAACAGGTGCTTAATGCATAGTGTAATATAGTGGACATAAACGAGCTCTAGGTGTGTCATGCTCAGTTGATCAAAGTAGAAGTTACGCTACAAAACTAAAACTCTGCAAAGCTGTAGATTGTGGCTAAATTGCATTTTAGTCTACTGGAGCTACTGTCAGTGGAGATATTGGTGGCCCTCATATGATGGATTTCTCCCCCTGTGGCTATTAAACATCCAAAATTGCAACTGTAGAAAACAGAAGCCACTCTCCCACTCTTTGATTCTTAAGAGCAGCAAAACCTGATCTTTACTGCTGATGTTTTAGATTGTTGAAGTTGTTATGCCTTTAAATGTTCGAGGCTGTGAGCTAAATATCCTGAAGTTATGTGGTGTGGTGTCTCTACATTTGACCAGTAACTCTATTAaatgcaaattaagaaaacaaaacaccaaatgacaaaatggAGCCAGGAACATAAGACACATGATTTTAGGAAATGGTCCAATTTAtgtggtatttttttctttttgtttctataAATTATATAGTTTTTTTCTAATCCCAAGAAAGTGCTGTGATTTAAAGAGCATGTGACCCCTTCTTACCTGGTCCACAGGAAGTGTCACTGTTGTCTCCCTTCTGTCTCTGGGTCCCATTGGTGCTGCAGTGGGACTCTTCGCCATCGTCAAACAGGTCAATGTTGTCCCCTTGTTGAGTTCTGCTCATGTCCCAGTCATCATCCATATGATCGTCTTCATCCACAACACTGACTCTCTTAGAAACACTGCTTAACTGAAGAGACAAGGAAGCAAAACTAATTCAGCGAGTCAGCTCTCTGTTCTTGAAATGaagattttcacttttttatccGCAGGCCACAAACGTCTCAAATCTCCTATGTACTATATATGTCACTTACTAACAGTTTGCAGATCTCAGCCAGTTCACTGAGGAGACTGGCCGGCAGAATCATAATGAACAGACTGGAGGAGATGGGACAAACATTATCCTGCAGAAGAAAGGAGAAGGGATTTACTCCAAAAACAAGACTACATTTTGAATCTGTGCAAGGACTGTAGAGGATGTGGTCAGATGGTTGGCCTCGTGGTTGGTTCAGCCTGTAGTTCAGAGAGAATAAATGGTTGGATTATCCATAAATTGATTAGATTCGTCTAAATGCTGTATGCTTTCAGAATTATGCATACTGTCATGATGGAGCCTTTTGTCACCTTTTTTTCCCTGCTTGCTGACTGTGTGCAGAGCTTCATGACGGATCTCAGTGTGCTCATGGCTCCTTCCTCTGTCATCTTCACTTTCACACTAGAAACAAAACCGCTGAAGTCCTGGGCCAGGGCCTGGTAAccagaacacacaaacaaccttaaattttaaaagtttactgtatttcatttcaacTGTAATTTAGGgcgcgtgtgtgtatgtaatatGGAGTAGGGGTACATTTCAACATTACTaatatatgaaatgtttttaatgtttaagaGGGTGGGATGATTAAACACCAAAAGATGTCTGAATAATACCTTGGCTTTAGTGAAGAGCTGTGAGCAGCAGGCCTCCTCCTCAGTCAGAAACCCAGTGGAGACGTAACCTGCTAGAACACCGATCAGCAGACTGAAACAGCGCACCAAACACTCTGGAGGGGTGGACTGAGACTGTGGAGGGGAAATAAATACCAGTTCGTCACTGTGACGACTTCACAGACACATGAACGCACAAGCATTATCTTCCACTCACATCAGGAGAGTAGCAGTTGAGTAGGTTGTCCGCAACACAAAGCAGGGATTGCTCCAGCTTGTTTCTGAGGCCGGGGACGGCAGAAAATTGGCCATCGGCTGAAGTCATCTTCACTGACTCGTCAGTCCCTCGCGTCGCTGAGGGCAGTGTGTTGAAGCTGAACTGCAAGTACAGCCTCTCGATCTCTTCCAGGTTGTCTTTGACATTGGATGAGTTTTTTTCTTGGAAAAAGGcactttaaaaaagtaattgaaaactgaattatttttattccaaaatggtaTGGCATTAAGTACATAGAAGACAGGGGGAGTTGATTATGTAGCATGAATTTAACTGGCTGTGTATTAATaatgatgccaaaaaaacaAGTGATACACGGATTGTGCAAAAAAAGGGGTGTAAGGGGGTCGATTCGTTATCATGCAGGTTTTGGAACTCAGGATAATTTCCCTCACCTTTCTACTCCTTCAGTACCCAGAAGAAACTTCAGGCCAGTTCTCGTGTCTTTCAAGGTCATGGAGACCAGGATGTTCCCTATTAGATTGTAAGGAAAGTCTCTGTACACAAGAcatacatttaacttttttttaacttcatcTTAAAATCAAAggcaaaataaatatatcttaacaaagagaaaagcttaaaaaagaaaaaaaaataagtaagtaGTGTAATTCATGTTTGGAGCTTATATTATTTGCTTCTGTACATGAAGCACAAAGTGCATCTCCCAGAGAACACCAGTCTGTAACTGGAGCTTCCCATCATTTAAAGATGAAAGCAGACAGTCTCAAGACATTACAATTTTCATCCCTAAATAAGCAAGTACTGAATCAGGATAAAGGTATCTACAGTCAAAGTCAGATAAATACACAGTTAACATGGAAATGCAACAGGGTGCCAACCTGCAAATGATGGGGTGAGGTCTGGAGCTATCCTCCATCTCATCGCTCTGATCGGTCATCAGCAGCCAGGCTATGAGGGTCTCCTTCAGGTTAGGTGATGCAGATCCCTCTGTGACCCCCACATGGTCCCAGCCTGAGCTCGAGATTAGACTTTTAGGGAccggacacttcagcagggccTGGGCTAGACAGAGAGCAGCACCCCTGTGgataagagagaaaaagaggtacgaaatgtaaacacaaaaacatactcATTCATTatgatgagacattttcagtaGTAACAAAGATTACATTTATGGCGGAGACTCACTGAGATGGTTTACATGCTGATGCAGAGAAGAGCTTCCAAAATTCTCTGTCCATATTGATTAGGCCACCGTGGACAATAGAGCTCAGCAGGTCCAGGCTGAGGGCCTCTGTCTGGGGTGAGCTGACCCCTCGCAGTGCCAGGGCCCACACCCGACCCCACAGCCTGCCCAGCTCCATCCTGTGGATTTGGGCCCTCTCTGGGTAGCGGGCCTGACACCGGGCCACCTCCCTCAGACAGCGCAGCACATATGGCCCCCTCTCTCCTTTCCGCTGCTCTGTCAGGAGCTGGTACAACACCGACAGCAGCAGGACGAGCTCCTGGCTGGGCACCATGGACGGGTACTTAGAGGTGAGCACTGCGGTGATCTGCAGCCTGAGGGGAGGAATATCTTTACACGTAAATCAATCAAGCCATTTTTACTAACTTGTTTACCTATAAAGTGTTCTTAAATCAATTGTGTTGTGATTTTCATACCATGGTATGACATCAAAATCATTTTGCTGAGGCTGCAGATGGTCCCGGAGGACCTCCCAGCCTAGTTCGATTCGCCGTCGCTTGCTGGCTGTTCCATGAGTGGGACTGCCCATGTGGGTGGCTCTGAGGGAGGCCTGGGTCACCTCCAAGACATGGGTGTCATTATCGTCACTGAACAGCTACATgcaagaaaggaaataatgtTTTCAAGACAGAAAATTCGTATAGAGATGTACAGCATTTTAtattagctaactagctaaaatTGGCTATATTAttgcataaaaatgtacatccatccatccaaaaacactttgaaatcTGTATGCATACTTGAGACTTGATCTCTTTTACCTGGTGACAGATGTCAGCTGTGAGCTCAATGAGATTGTCTTTGACAGCTATGTGTCGGGCCCCTGTGACGTACTTCCCTCTGCTGCCTATATTGCTAATTTCTCTGATTGAGGCATCATACAGGTTGTACAGCAGATTCCGCCACCTGGTCCAGTCCTCAGCATGAGCACCTAACATTTGAGAGAGGGAACAACTAGCTATTGGTTGTTTGTTTAAGGACATACCTGTGGTTTAAAATGGTTTAGTTCATTACCTGTAAACGTTTACATTATTGCCAACAATTTTCCAAAGCAAACCCCAGGTTCAGCCACTGGTTTTCAATCATTTCATGGTataatattgtgttttatgGTGTTTTAGCTAATGAAATTTGCGAAGATTACTTGAGataggtaatccatcacaatTCATCTTTAGtcaccttttatttatttttaatttttgtcacAGTTATCACTCGATAACACAGTTGATCTTCTTGAAATCTTTCCTTGGTGGAGCAATTTGAACTTTGATGATTAAGCGCTTGAAGAGTCAAATAAGTGGAACCGTATATTGAACCATATACAACCCACAATAAAACCTGTATACCATACAAGGACAACCAAAGGTGTCAGCACCACTAGATACAAaaaaattttaaagaaaaaggaaagatcATTCTACCTGTATCTTGCGTCTTGGCTCCTTTGGGGTGGTGGGCACAAATCTGCAGGTTAAAGAAATCCACAATCTCCTCTTTGAGAGCCGCACTGGGCCTCATATCCGCccagacatacagtatagaaGGCAGAAGCTCCTCTCCCAGGTGACAAACCCTCATCCGACAGTTCATGGCCGCGGATCTCAAGAAGATGTTGAGAGCCGAGACGAGGTGCTCCAGAACAGTCAGGTGTTCCTGCCTAACAGGATCATATGATTtcgaaaaagaaaacaataagtGCATCATGTctgcatttaattatttaactggTGTACATTGTGTTCACAACTAATTGGGATGAATTTTCATGATAGCACCAAAATAGTGTTGACAGGGATTATCAGATCCAGTCAATTTTAAATCTTCACCTGGCATTTAGCAGTGCTTTGGAGAAGAAGCTGAACAGAGTGTTGTTGAATCCATCAGTCTGCATGCAGCAGCCCTGCACAACCGTGTGGATGACTCTGCTCACCAAAACGCGGTTGATGGACTTGGACGAAGAGTTGAAGAAGCCACAGTACAAGTCCAAAAGACCTAAGgattacacaaataaacaaacggGGATTCAGTAAAGTGATTAAGCAAGATGGTATTACAATGTCAGACAACAGTAATAACACTGTGTaatgcaaaatgacaaatagAAATGTTGCTATATatcatttatataaaatgtatctAATTTAGATGAATATCCCACTGACTGTGCCACTGCTGTAGAGTGATGTCACACCAGTACTTGCGGACAGAGAGGATGTCCTTTACTAGGAGGCTGGTGTAATCTTCTCCGTAGGCTGTACAGCTGTATGAACTCTGCAGGACCTCCATCACATGTTTCAGCAGCTCACTGCACTTCAGACGGGGCCCgcctacagagagagagagagagagagagagacactgtaACTACACTCTCTACAATATGTTTCAACTAAGTTTTGTTAGATccaatttttgttgttttctactCTGATGAAGGAGTCAGGTGAAGTAACGAAAGATATCATTTAAACATATGTacgaaaaaaaaccccatcccTTAATGTAATATGACATTAATCATTTAACCTAaaattgtactgtattgtaacCTTCTACTGGTTCTTGCAAAGACAGTGTCCTTACGTTTGTTTGCGTAGCGAATGAAGTATTTGATCAAGCTGCACATTTCAGCCATCTTCTTCTGACGCGTGGCCAGCGTCGTTGCTGTGACGTTGGATTTACTTGATTGCATGCTTTCTGTTTCCTTCTGGACATAACGCTGCAGAAATCTGACATGGACAAAATGAGAGTATGCAAAACAGAATAGAAACTGCTTAATTACCAAGGCCATTTCTTCTGGCAGGTAACTGAAcctaataaaactaaaactaaaataaactacacAATTAGCATGAGGACCATTTGCAAGTATCGTGCACAACAAACTTGAAATAAATCAGCAATTCTAAATATAGAAAGCCATCATGTTCACTATATTGTTAAGAACAATATGGAAAATTTCTATTTGATTGCTGAGCACAGTGAGGTTTCCAGCAGTCAGCTGGTATTCATTTGTAAGAAACAAAAGTGAAACTAAATTGATAAGATGGAAACAAACATTAACACCAAGGTTTCAAGCTTAAGTAAAGATTAGCAAGAAATGTGCATAAAATCACACCGAACCAAGACATGACCTGTATTACACTAGATAACATTATATGCATTCTGTTGCGCATgtacaaaaatgcaaatatgcaGAGACAGACTACCTGAAAACAGCATCCCATGTGAGTTGCTTGGAGCCTTTAGCTTTGGGTCCTGAGGTACGATCCAACTCCTGCACAACCTCTGGAGATCGAAGGAGCCGTCTGAAGCGTTCAGCTTCTTTCTGGAGGCGTGAAGAGAGGACACAACTGTCACACAAGTGTAGGACTTGGCTACAGTGAGGCTGACAAAGGCTTGGTGCAATACATCTCATTTCATAGTTTAAATGCAGTTTATATGCAGCTGTGATTACCTTCCTCTCTGTAGCTTTGTCATTCTCCAGCCCCCTGCAGCACACCAGGAGCTCATGAAAAGCCAGACTCATTGTGCTTCACAGCGCATGAGGGCACAGCTTTCATCAATGTAGACTATTCTTCCTACAACGACAGGATGTTGACAAGAGAGGATGTTGTTATTCGTCCACATTATGCCTACACTACAATTAATCAGCAATCATATAGGTTGAGCTCATATCAGCTCTCCTCTCCAAAGCACTCCTGACAAACTATTTACATGAAATGACAGTTTAAGTAGCTACCAATCAGTGAACCTAACTACTGCAAATCACTCTATAGTCAGCCTGGCCTCGTAACTTAGACGAGCTACTTTAGCAACACAACAGTGCAAGACTAGCTTTGAGCTTGATTCACAAACGTCCATTCAAACAGAACGATCTGTAGCTCTCAGTCTGTTCACTGACCTCTGATGGCTGTATTGATTGTAGTTACGGAGCTGTCACACATGCAGGTGCAGATGTTGACTGAGGTGCTACAATGCAGGGTGGAGCCTGCAGCTTGGCTCCTCACAACTTTGCCATCTTTCTTAATGTGCGTtaacagacacacgcacacgtaGAGCTCGCAGGGATTTcccgccccagcagcagcagtagaggCCACATCACTTCCTGGTCATAGCTAGGACCGGATGTGTCCGTTAACGTGAGTTAAAACAAACTTACTGTTTTGTCGGGTGCATTATTATT of Siniperca chuatsi isolate FFG_IHB_CAS linkage group LG7, ASM2008510v1, whole genome shotgun sequence contains these proteins:
- the atm gene encoding serine-protein kinase ATM isoform X4; translated protein: MSLAFHELLVCCRGLENDKATERKKEAERFRRLLRSPEVVQELDRTSGPKAKGSKQLTWDAVFRFLQRYVQKETESMQSSKSNVTATTLATRQKKMAEMCSLIKYFIRYANKRGPRLKCSELLKHVMEVLQSSYSCTAYGEDYTSLLVKDILSVRKYWCDITLQQWHSLLDLYCGFFNSSSKSINRVLVSRVIHTVVQGCCMQTDGFNNTLFSFFSKALLNARQEHLTVLEHLVSALNIFLRSAAMNCRMRVCHLGEELLPSILYVWADMRPSAALKEEIVDFFNLQICAHHPKGAKTQDTGAHAEDWTRWRNLLYNLYDASIREISNIGSRGKYVTGARHIAVKDNLIELTADICHQLFSDDNDTHVLEVTQASLRATHMGSPTHGTASKRRRIELGWEVLRDHLQPQQNDFDVIPWLQITAVLTSKYPSMVPSQELVLLLSVLYQLLTEQRKGERGPYVLRCLREVARCQARYPERAQIHRMELGRLWGRVWALALRGVSSPQTEALSLDLLSSIVHGGLINMDREFWKLFSASACKPSQGAALCLAQALLKCPVPKSLISSSGWDHVGVTEGSASPNLKETLIAWLLMTDQSDEMEDSSRPHPIICREHPGLHDLERHENWPEVSSGY
- the atm gene encoding serine-protein kinase ATM isoform X3, which encodes MSLAFHELLVCCRGLENDKATERKKEAERFRRLLRSPEVVQELDRTSGPKAKGSKQLTWDAVFRFLQRYVQKETESMQSSKSNVTATTLATRQKKMAEMCSLIKYFIRYANKRGPRLKCSELLKHVMEVLQSSYSCTAYGEDYTSLLVKDILSVRKYWCDITLQQWHSLLDLYCGFFNSSSKSINRVLVSRVIHTVVQGCCMQTDGFNNTLFSFFSKALLNARQEHLTVLEHLVSALNIFLRSAAMNCRMRVCHLGEELLPSILYVWADMRPSAALKEEIVDFFNLQICAHHPKGAKTQDTGAHAEDWTRWRNLLYNLYDASIREISNIGSRGKYVTGARHIAVKDNLIELTADICHQLFSDDNDTHVLEVTQASLRATHMGSPTHGTASKRRRIELGWEVLRDHLQPQQNDFDVIPWLQITAVLTSKYPSMVPSQELVLLLSVLYQLLTEQRKGERGPYVLRCLREVARCQARYPERAQIHRMELGRLWGRVWALALRGVSSPQTEALSLDLLSSIVHGGLINMDREFWKLFSASACKPSQGAALCLAQALLKCPVPKSLISSSGWDHVGVTEGSASPNLKETLIAWLLMTDQSDEMEDSSRPHPIICRDFPYNLIGNILVSMTLKDTRTGLKFLLGTEGVESAFFQEKNSSNVKDNLEEIERLYLQFSFNTLPSATRGTDESVKMTSADGQFSAVPGLRNKLEQSLLCVADNLLNCYSPDSQSTPPECLVRCFSLLIGVLAGYVSTGFLTEEEACCSQLFTKAKALAQDFSGFVSSVKVKMTEEGAMSTLRSVMKLCTQSASREKKAEPTTRPTI